The following are encoded together in the Weissella soli genome:
- a CDS encoding nitronate monooxygenase → MATVAEILGTKYPLIQGSMARISRHELVIAVSNAGGLGVLTSAGFDKEGLRAEIRKVKAGTDKPFAVNLMLMMKNIPDMVDVIIEEAVPIVMTGAGTPKVYMPALTAAGIKVIPVIPSVKLAKKMEDLGAVAVVAEGMESGGHVGETTTMALVPQVVLAVNIPVIAAGGIGDGRGVAAAYALGAQGIQAGTIFLTADETPVPEAFKQAVLDANDTATTVTGRRSGAPVRSIKNPMIAKYLELEYSGASRDALEELSLGSLSKAVFEGDVENGSVMAGEIAGMVNSQRPVKDIIEGLFNEAEAVVNHLKITY, encoded by the coding sequence ATGGCAACTGTTGCAGAAATTCTAGGAACAAAGTATCCCTTGATTCAAGGGTCAATGGCCCGTATCTCACGTCACGAATTGGTCATTGCAGTGTCAAACGCTGGTGGACTGGGTGTTTTGACGTCAGCTGGGTTTGATAAGGAAGGCTTACGCGCGGAAATCCGTAAGGTGAAGGCTGGTACTGACAAGCCTTTCGCTGTGAACTTGATGTTGATGATGAAAAACATTCCTGATATGGTTGACGTGATCATCGAAGAAGCGGTACCAATTGTGATGACTGGTGCTGGTACGCCAAAGGTTTACATGCCCGCCCTGACCGCAGCCGGGATCAAGGTGATTCCCGTGATTCCTTCAGTTAAATTAGCTAAGAAGATGGAAGATTTGGGTGCTGTGGCCGTAGTTGCCGAAGGGATGGAGTCCGGCGGCCACGTTGGTGAGACGACGACTATGGCACTCGTGCCACAAGTCGTGTTAGCTGTGAACATCCCCGTGATTGCCGCTGGTGGTATCGGTGATGGCCGCGGTGTAGCGGCTGCTTATGCTTTGGGTGCGCAAGGTATCCAGGCGGGGACGATTTTCTTAACGGCCGATGAAACCCCCGTGCCAGAGGCCTTCAAGCAAGCCGTTTTGGACGCCAATGACACAGCAACGACGGTGACGGGTCGTCGCTCAGGAGCGCCAGTTCGCTCCATCAAGAATCCGATGATCGCTAAGTATCTGGAGCTTGAGTACTCAGGGGCTTCACGAGATGCCTTGGAAGAGTTGTCTTTAGGATCTTTGTCAAAGGCTGTCTTTGAGGGGGATGTTGAAAATGGTTCCGTCATGGCTGGCGAGATTGCAGGTATGGTTAATAGCCAGCGTCCCGTAAAGGATATTATTGAAGGTTTGTTCAATGAAGCTGAAGCAGTGGTGAACCACTTGAAGATTACGTACTAG
- a CDS encoding LysR family transcriptional regulator → MSIERLTYFLDAVDLASFTAAAQKNFVSQTAISKQMKNLEEEIGTPLFIRQKNRVTVTAAGRQFYNHAKQLVNNYEQAVQLAYAIGSTDKQTLSIGFTTYYETQLMSPLLHEFMAQHPEIDITLLQDNFRDNNQALLSQTVDILFSRDYALSAIRDFAQIETTILEEGHMMIAVAEDDDLCQYDVVPSKALANRDVIFISSDAGVTEPHGLTDNAHKDGYAFHSITRIQSLELLFMLIRLKRLIAFFPENSLFSTNGVVFKTLANTAHCYKIILATNRQNPNPAVKMLTNFIRETQ, encoded by the coding sequence ATGAGTATTGAACGCCTTACCTACTTTCTTGACGCCGTTGACCTAGCTAGTTTCACAGCCGCAGCCCAAAAGAATTTCGTCTCGCAGACGGCCATTAGTAAACAAATGAAAAATCTTGAAGAGGAAATTGGCACGCCCCTGTTTATCCGGCAAAAGAACCGGGTCACCGTGACCGCAGCTGGGCGCCAGTTTTATAATCACGCAAAACAGTTGGTTAACAATTACGAACAAGCCGTTCAACTGGCCTACGCGATTGGCTCAACTGATAAGCAAACCTTATCAATTGGTTTCACGACGTATTACGAGACACAGTTAATGTCCCCCCTGCTGCACGAGTTTATGGCGCAACACCCTGAAATTGACATCACCCTTTTGCAAGATAATTTTCGTGATAATAATCAAGCCCTGCTGTCGCAAACCGTCGATATTTTGTTTTCACGTGATTATGCGCTCAGCGCCATCCGAGATTTTGCCCAAATTGAAACAACCATCCTGGAAGAAGGTCATATGATGATTGCGGTGGCCGAAGATGATGATCTTTGCCAATACGACGTGGTACCCAGCAAGGCCCTCGCTAACCGCGATGTCATTTTCATATCTTCTGATGCCGGTGTCACTGAGCCGCATGGTCTGACTGATAACGCGCACAAAGACGGCTATGCATTTCACAGCATCACCCGTATCCAGAGTCTGGAGTTATTATTTATGCTCATTAGGCTGAAGCGGTTGATCGCCTTTTTCCCGGAAAACTCGCTCTTTAGCACTAATGGGGTCGTTTTCAAAACCCTAGCGAACACCGCCCACTGTTATAAAATCATTTTGGCAACTAACCGCCAAAATCCAAATCCAGCTGTCAAAATGTTGACAAATTTCATTCGTGAAACCCAATAA
- a CDS encoding GntR family transcriptional regulator, translating to MKKYELVANDIKAKIISGYYAKGSILPDQKTLAEDFAVSKITIKNALDNLANAGFVLKTSGFGTVVIGPSTLITDKDAPASNFEGLTDQAGAERVASKVIKFDLEFPSADVKTHLNINDEEPVYHIIRLRLLDGDPFIIENTYMPVALVPGLSQSVLESSIYTYIHDTLHLKFAGISRNIQARQADELDMRYLNVSKNSAILEIEQIVWLVNGKPIEYSTSRNDSNKRSYYLFETM from the coding sequence ATGAAGAAATATGAATTAGTCGCCAACGATATTAAAGCAAAAATTATTTCAGGCTATTACGCCAAAGGCAGTATCCTACCCGATCAAAAAACGCTGGCTGAAGATTTCGCTGTCAGTAAAATCACGATTAAAAACGCCCTCGACAATTTAGCGAATGCGGGCTTCGTTTTAAAAACTTCTGGTTTCGGCACGGTTGTGATCGGACCCTCTACATTAATTACCGACAAAGACGCCCCGGCCAGTAACTTTGAAGGCCTCACAGATCAAGCGGGAGCAGAGCGCGTTGCCAGTAAAGTCATCAAGTTTGATCTGGAGTTTCCAAGTGCAGACGTGAAAACCCATCTCAATATCAACGATGAAGAACCGGTCTACCACATCATTCGGTTACGTCTGCTTGATGGCGATCCTTTCATCATTGAAAATACTTATATGCCGGTAGCCTTGGTACCTGGTTTATCACAATCAGTCTTAGAGTCTTCTATCTATACCTACATTCACGATACGTTGCACCTTAAGTTTGCTGGTATTTCCAGAAATATTCAGGCGCGACAGGCTGATGAGTTAGATATGCGTTATTTGAATGTGTCCAAAAATTCTGCCATTCTCGAAATCGAACAAATCGTTTGGCTGGTGAACGGTAAACCGATTGAATACTCTACGTCTAGAAATGATTCCAACAAAAGGTCTTACTACCTATTTGAAACGATGTAA
- a CDS encoding PTS sugar transporter subunit IIC, giving the protein MENQVNGKMSSFITKKLLPAILKFVNTKAVKALQDGMVYALPFIIIGSIFLILSNVPVPAIATALKNSGWSAFFTQAYTTTFGILSIWAAVGIAYVYVRNEGLEALPAGLTSLSAFLMLQMLQVTTPLVGVMGKSGAGITNSAGTVVLSGAEVSNHIDKLPAALQSFLQSPVTGVINISWLSGQGMVAAIIVGILVGWAYSKMIKAGWKITLPEQVPANVANQFTAMIPSGVILIATMLIYAVIKMTLNTDMLNLIYNSLSAPMQGLSDSLVGAILIAFLVSFFWFFGVHGGLIMGGIAGAFLIPNTANNAALYQAGKLSLNNGAHIVTNEFYNNFINLTGSGITIGLVIFTLVAAKSVQFKTIGRIEFVPALFNINEPFLFGLPLVLNPFLAIPFFLTPVIIAISTYSVIYFGIVPPLNGVAAPWTTPAIISGFLIGGWKMAIWQAITLVISALVYFPFAKKYDQYLFEQEQEKARNEGLEI; this is encoded by the coding sequence ATGGAAAATCAAGTTAATGGAAAAATGAGCTCATTTATAACCAAAAAACTGCTACCGGCAATTTTGAAGTTTGTTAATACAAAGGCCGTGAAGGCTTTGCAAGATGGAATGGTTTATGCTTTGCCATTTATCATCATCGGATCTATCTTTTTGATTCTGTCAAACGTCCCTGTCCCAGCCATCGCCACGGCATTAAAAAATTCAGGTTGGTCTGCTTTCTTCACGCAAGCCTATACGACGACTTTTGGTATTTTGTCGATTTGGGCAGCGGTTGGTATCGCCTATGTTTACGTACGTAATGAAGGCCTCGAAGCGCTTCCTGCTGGTTTGACCTCCTTGTCAGCCTTCTTAATGTTGCAAATGCTACAAGTGACCACGCCTCTGGTCGGGGTGATGGGCAAAAGTGGTGCCGGTATCACAAATAGTGCCGGAACAGTTGTTTTATCAGGTGCAGAGGTATCAAATCATATCGATAAATTACCGGCTGCACTGCAATCATTTTTACAATCACCAGTGACAGGTGTCATTAACATTAGCTGGTTAAGTGGTCAGGGCATGGTCGCCGCCATTATCGTCGGAATCCTAGTTGGTTGGGCCTACTCAAAAATGATCAAAGCTGGGTGGAAAATTACACTACCAGAACAGGTTCCCGCGAATGTGGCGAATCAATTTACAGCGATGATTCCTTCAGGTGTTATCTTAATTGCTACCATGTTAATTTATGCCGTCATCAAGATGACCCTTAATACAGACATGCTGAACTTGATTTATAATTCATTGTCAGCACCAATGCAAGGCTTGTCAGATTCACTCGTCGGCGCGATCTTGATTGCCTTCTTGGTATCATTCTTCTGGTTCTTCGGAGTCCATGGTGGCTTAATCATGGGTGGTATTGCCGGTGCATTTTTGATTCCAAATACTGCTAACAATGCGGCATTGTATCAAGCAGGCAAGTTGTCATTAAACAATGGCGCCCACATCGTCACGAATGAGTTCTACAATAATTTCATTAATTTAACAGGCTCGGGTATTACCATTGGGCTGGTTATCTTCACATTGGTCGCTGCCAAATCTGTGCAGTTCAAAACGATTGGTAGAATAGAGTTCGTGCCCGCACTATTTAATATTAATGAACCATTTTTATTTGGTCTGCCGTTGGTATTGAATCCATTCTTGGCAATTCCATTCTTCCTAACGCCAGTTATCATTGCCATCTCAACCTACAGTGTGATTTACTTTGGGATTGTGCCACCGCTAAACGGTGTGGCGGCACCATGGACAACGCCTGCGATTATTTCAGGGTTCCTGATTGGTGGCTGGAAAATGGCAATTTGGCAGGCCATCACGTTGGTCATTTCCGCATTGGTCTACTTTCCATTTGCTAAGAAATATGATCAATATCTATTTGAGCAAGAACAGGAAAAAGCTCGTAATGAAGGATTAGAAATTTAA
- a CDS encoding glycoside hydrolase family 1 protein: MTTNRKMPKTFYWGNSVSSMQTEGAWQADNKGLSVYDVRPATESTTDWHDAIDEFNRYEEDLDLMQSMHMNMYRIQISWSRIVPDGDGAINEQGFAYYDRLVNAMLARGIEPMICLYHFDMPLALAEKQSGFLSRDTVAAFFRFGKAVIDHFADRVKYWITFNEHNLYFTDEVFHISGYTETEQSVDHMYTIFHHTMLAHAQITKYIHDTYSELKIGGMLAYTPIYPATESPADAFAVRKQNEFTYENINSLFVGNAYSPEVAQYIDTHDIDLDWQPADADLLAATYADFLSFSYYRTMVLDARRIPANEVPNRFMNHSTAENQFLEHSEWGWNIDPLGFRNVITDLYNRYRVPVFPIENGIGIKEVWDGEHEIQDDLRIQYHEKHIKAMKDAMFIDGAKVLGYLGWGLIDIPSSHADVEKRYGAVYVNRTNHNLKDLKRVPKKSFYWFQNILGQNGDTL, translated from the coding sequence ATGACAACGAATCGAAAGATGCCCAAAACATTTTACTGGGGGAACTCAGTATCAAGTATGCAAACTGAAGGGGCATGGCAGGCAGATAATAAGGGACTATCGGTTTATGATGTACGTCCAGCAACAGAGAGTACAACGGATTGGCATGATGCCATTGATGAATTCAATCGGTACGAGGAAGATCTTGATTTGATGCAGAGCATGCATATGAACATGTATCGTATTCAAATTTCTTGGTCAAGAATCGTGCCAGATGGTGACGGCGCAATTAACGAACAGGGGTTTGCTTATTATGATCGCTTGGTAAATGCGATGTTAGCCAGAGGCATTGAACCGATGATCTGTTTGTATCATTTTGATATGCCATTAGCCTTAGCCGAGAAGCAAAGTGGTTTTTTGTCACGTGACACCGTGGCGGCATTCTTTCGGTTTGGCAAGGCCGTGATTGATCATTTTGCCGATCGGGTCAAGTACTGGATCACATTTAATGAACATAATTTATATTTTACCGATGAAGTTTTTCATATTTCAGGCTATACAGAAACTGAGCAGTCAGTGGACCATATGTATACTATTTTTCATCATACCATGTTGGCGCACGCTCAGATTACAAAGTACATCCATGACACGTATAGCGAACTAAAAATTGGTGGCATGTTAGCTTATACACCGATTTATCCAGCTACTGAAAGTCCCGCAGACGCATTTGCTGTGCGTAAGCAAAACGAGTTCACCTATGAAAATATCAATTCTTTGTTCGTGGGCAATGCATATTCGCCTGAAGTGGCACAGTATATTGACACTCATGACATTGATCTAGATTGGCAACCAGCAGACGCAGATCTTTTGGCTGCCACCTATGCCGATTTCCTATCATTTAGCTATTATCGGACAATGGTTTTAGATGCGCGTCGCATACCTGCCAATGAAGTACCTAATCGCTTCATGAATCATAGTACTGCTGAGAATCAATTTTTAGAGCATAGCGAGTGGGGGTGGAATATTGACCCATTAGGCTTTAGAAATGTGATTACGGATCTCTATAACCGCTATCGCGTGCCAGTATTTCCAATTGAAAATGGTATTGGCATCAAAGAAGTTTGGGATGGTGAACACGAGATTCAAGATGATCTGCGCATTCAATACCATGAGAAGCACATTAAAGCGATGAAGGATGCCATGTTCATCGATGGTGCCAAAGTTTTAGGTTACTTAGGCTGGGGGCTGATAGACATTCCAAGTTCGCATGCTGATGTTGAAAAAAGGTACGGCGCGGTTTACGTTAATCGCACCAATCACAATCTTAAGGACTTAAAGCGCGTCCCTAAAAAGTCATTTTACTGGTTCCAAAACATTTTAGGTCAGAATGGAGATACCTTATAA
- a CDS encoding acyl CoA:acetate/3-ketoacid CoA transferase: MSKVISASEAVNLIKDNDTIAVSGFGLAGVAEELLMALEERYATEAHPQGLTAMHSSAVGNRDQKGMSHLAAPGLLKRWIGGIASASPRIAEAINNNELEAYNLPQGVITRMYHDIATKGPGVITKIGLGTFVDPELEGAKMNTKTTADIVTKLSLDGDEWLRYPTFPINVALIRGTYADEAGNLTLDKEGLDMEVQAIAQAAHNSGGIVIAQVETVTENNTLHPKQVKVPGILVDYLVVAQPENQFQTENTLYNPAFSGEVRVPLQSVTVLPLDAKKVIARRAAMELRSGAILNLGVGIPVNVSAVTAEEGVSNDFVLTTEAGSVGGVPAGLKDFGHAYNSQAIVDMDAQFDFYDGGGIDLSVLGLAQTDALGNVNVSKFNGRVAGAGGFIDISQTAKKLVFAGTFTAAGLKEHIADGKLVIDEEGRFTKFVAQVEQITFSGKYAAANQQPVVYVTERAVFELTASGLMLTEIAPGMDLDKDILAHMDFKPLISDHLKEMDAGLFAEKWGGLSALVNQ, from the coding sequence ATGAGTAAGGTTATTTCAGCAAGTGAAGCTGTAAACTTGATTAAAGATAATGACACAATCGCAGTCAGTGGGTTTGGCCTGGCCGGAGTCGCTGAAGAGCTATTAATGGCTTTGGAAGAGCGGTATGCAACTGAAGCCCATCCCCAAGGATTGACGGCTATGCATTCCAGTGCGGTTGGTAACCGTGATCAAAAAGGGATGAGCCACTTGGCAGCCCCTGGTTTGTTGAAGCGTTGGATTGGTGGTATTGCGTCGGCATCCCCACGAATTGCTGAGGCGATCAATAATAATGAGCTAGAGGCATACAACCTACCACAGGGTGTCATCACACGTATGTATCATGACATTGCCACGAAGGGACCTGGTGTGATCACCAAAATTGGCTTAGGCACCTTCGTTGACCCAGAATTAGAAGGTGCCAAAATGAACACCAAGACGACTGCAGATATCGTGACCAAGCTTTCTTTGGATGGTGATGAATGGCTGCGGTATCCGACCTTTCCAATTAACGTGGCGCTGATTCGTGGTACGTATGCGGATGAAGCTGGTAACTTGACCCTTGATAAAGAAGGGTTGGACATGGAAGTACAAGCGATTGCCCAAGCCGCTCACAATTCAGGGGGCATCGTGATTGCCCAAGTGGAAACGGTGACTGAAAACAACACCTTACATCCTAAGCAGGTCAAGGTACCGGGTATCCTCGTTGATTATCTCGTGGTTGCCCAGCCTGAGAACCAATTCCAAACGGAAAATACGTTGTATAACCCTGCCTTCTCAGGGGAAGTCCGGGTACCGTTGCAGTCAGTGACAGTGTTGCCTTTGGATGCCAAGAAGGTCATCGCCCGTCGTGCAGCCATGGAATTACGTTCAGGCGCCATCTTGAATTTGGGCGTTGGTATCCCAGTGAACGTCTCAGCGGTTACCGCTGAAGAAGGTGTCAGCAATGACTTTGTTTTGACCACCGAAGCGGGTTCCGTTGGGGGTGTGCCAGCTGGTCTGAAAGACTTTGGGCATGCCTATAACTCACAAGCCATTGTTGATATGGATGCTCAATTTGACTTCTATGATGGTGGTGGAATTGATCTATCCGTGCTGGGATTGGCACAAACCGATGCCCTGGGGAACGTCAACGTTTCCAAGTTCAACGGTCGTGTCGCCGGGGCTGGTGGCTTTATCGACATTTCACAAACAGCTAAGAAGCTGGTCTTTGCGGGTACGTTCACGGCGGCTGGTTTGAAGGAACACATCGCCGATGGCAAGTTGGTCATCGATGAAGAAGGCCGTTTTACTAAGTTTGTGGCGCAGGTTGAGCAAATTACCTTCTCAGGTAAATACGCTGCCGCTAACCAGCAACCAGTGGTTTATGTCACTGAGCGCGCTGTCTTTGAACTGACAGCAAGTGGGTTGATGTTGACGGAAATCGCACCCGGCATGGACTTAGACAAGGACATTTTGGCACACATGGACTTCAAGCCACTCATCAGTGATCATTTGAAGGAAATGGATGCTGGTTTGTTCGCCGAAAAATGGGGCGGGTTATCAGCCCTAGTTAACCAATAA
- the dnaG gene encoding DNA primase, with the protein MATRIPNEVVEEIRQRINIVDVISQHVQLRKQGRNLFGLCPFHEERTPSFSVNEEKQIFHCFSCGRGGNVFSFLMDLEDLSFPQAVAKVAPMAGIEIAEDVSETTAKPVDPQIQALLDLYADATKLYHHFLVNTAVGEQALDYLHERGLDDGTIDAYSLGFAPTGDVLLKYFEEKKIDYQLLRASELFVTWSDGTLHDRFNDRVLFTIRNAKGQPIAYSGRKLTSGDDEPKYINSPESPLFEKSRELFNLDMAKNAIRKSKQVILFEGFMDVIAAFQAGINNGVASMGTSLTPEQVHILNRMAESISVTYDADSAGQAATKRALDLIAMNSQLKAQVVHIPDNQDPDEFLRSHDSTAFTNVFVHNTEDPVAFNIRYLQTDRNMNNQAEVFAYIADVLPVIASVDEPLIRETYLAQLSDAYHISLAGLQQQIQPLLLAKIAQGQGGARQTQTQSRQQNAGAQTPWQNDTRSWSGAAQPTLRPRSSRGEQAEQIVLAWILRDPLVWLNVTSREDFHFNQANYETLLLLASAYKDEFGGNVPVDAARFMDYVQRPDLTRIIASLDDIDDRLFDTDDYQSQIDDYIRVIMQESPLEDQIKQVRRELSEASQVHNQALVAQLTIKLVELMKQNQPQRKS; encoded by the coding sequence ATGGCGACACGTATTCCTAATGAAGTCGTGGAAGAAATCCGTCAACGCATTAATATTGTTGACGTGATTAGCCAACACGTACAACTCCGTAAACAGGGACGCAATCTGTTTGGATTGTGTCCTTTTCATGAGGAGCGCACCCCATCATTTTCGGTCAACGAAGAAAAGCAGATTTTTCATTGTTTTTCATGTGGCCGCGGTGGGAATGTTTTCAGCTTTTTGATGGATTTGGAAGACTTGAGCTTCCCCCAGGCCGTGGCCAAAGTTGCGCCAATGGCGGGCATCGAAATTGCTGAAGATGTTTCGGAAACAACTGCTAAGCCAGTTGATCCCCAGATCCAGGCCTTACTTGACTTGTACGCCGATGCTACAAAGCTGTATCACCATTTCCTGGTGAACACAGCCGTCGGCGAACAAGCCCTTGACTACCTCCATGAGCGGGGGCTCGACGATGGCACGATTGATGCCTATAGTCTGGGTTTTGCGCCGACAGGGGATGTCTTACTAAAATATTTTGAAGAAAAAAAGATTGATTATCAATTATTACGCGCCTCGGAATTATTTGTCACTTGGTCGGATGGGACACTCCATGATCGTTTTAACGATCGGGTACTGTTCACGATTCGTAATGCCAAGGGGCAACCAATTGCCTACTCAGGCCGTAAGTTAACGAGTGGCGATGATGAGCCCAAGTATATCAACTCACCAGAAAGTCCACTATTTGAGAAGTCACGTGAGCTCTTTAATCTAGATATGGCCAAGAATGCTATTCGTAAGTCGAAGCAGGTCATTTTGTTTGAAGGGTTTATGGATGTGATTGCGGCCTTTCAAGCGGGCATCAACAATGGGGTTGCCTCAATGGGCACCAGTTTGACACCGGAACAAGTGCACATTTTGAACCGGATGGCCGAAAGTATCTCGGTTACTTATGATGCCGATAGTGCCGGTCAAGCAGCCACCAAGCGCGCCTTAGATTTAATTGCGATGAACAGTCAATTAAAGGCCCAGGTTGTGCATATCCCGGACAATCAAGATCCAGATGAATTTTTGCGTAGTCATGATTCAACAGCGTTCACAAATGTGTTTGTGCATAATACGGAAGACCCGGTGGCCTTTAATATTCGCTATCTCCAGACTGATCGCAATATGAATAATCAGGCGGAAGTGTTTGCCTATATTGCAGACGTGTTGCCGGTGATTGCCAGCGTGGATGAACCATTGATTCGTGAAACGTATTTGGCACAATTATCCGATGCCTATCATATTTCGCTGGCAGGGTTGCAACAACAAATCCAACCGCTGTTACTGGCAAAGATTGCGCAGGGCCAGGGTGGTGCCCGGCAGACCCAGACTCAGTCACGTCAGCAAAATGCTGGGGCACAGACGCCTTGGCAAAATGACACCCGTTCCTGGTCGGGGGCTGCCCAGCCCACTTTGCGGCCACGGTCATCACGTGGTGAACAAGCTGAGCAAATTGTGCTCGCGTGGATTTTACGTGATCCGCTTGTTTGGCTCAATGTCACCAGTCGTGAGGATTTTCATTTCAACCAGGCCAACTATGAAACCCTATTATTGTTAGCGTCAGCGTATAAAGATGAGTTTGGGGGCAATGTGCCAGTCGATGCCGCCCGGTTTATGGACTATGTGCAGCGACCAGATTTGACACGGATCATTGCGAGTCTTGATGACATTGACGATCGCTTGTTTGACACTGACGATTACCAAAGCCAAATCGATGATTATATCCGGGTAATTATGCAGGAAAGTCCCCTTGAAGACCAAATTA
- a CDS encoding ATP-binding cassette domain-containing protein, with product MIYHNYSHYKFFWLNVFGLIYSTENIIMAYIVGTLTNMATRNQFSKVSTFFIQILIALIIVLVANLSFNYLKTDAIKQTNSKLRAKVLGGMLRNKREDSSNLGFLTNDFKLLETNRYAAEIEILINFYTVILALSYALYLNWRITLIFLIGSVLPTIASNFFQKGIQTASDEWTAANDKYVSQTKNLLAGTATFNLYGKQDNAVAQNRWTINHLEAKLAKMNLLNINANAYLNIIAIGGTFLIPFFVGIVLVIKGQTTLGALFAITQLSNSFTNPILQILNQRNNLSTTKGIVDKIKAFITSTDQETTDAIEIKQFDSLIVDDLSLKRHQQSLANHIDFTLKKGQKVAIIGPSGSGKSTLLQFLMYGDYGQAKRLLVNQTEIQQGSITKLFAYSSQSAVIFADTLWFNLTLGVDLDQTKVLQVCEGLDLGKLVKEKGLDYHLGDNADQLSGGQLSRIELARAILADRPILLLDEVNASLDKATSQVIHDYLFASDFTFIEVIHHYEPAELKRYDTVIDFNEHIFEDAGGKVLPANLLN from the coding sequence ATGATATATCACAACTATTCACACTATAAATTTTTCTGGCTGAATGTTTTTGGCCTGATCTACAGTACCGAGAACATTATTATGGCCTACATTGTCGGGACTTTGACCAACATGGCGACGCGTAATCAGTTTTCTAAAGTATCAACCTTTTTTATTCAGATCTTGATAGCCTTGATCATCGTTTTGGTTGCTAATCTGAGTTTCAATTATCTTAAGACCGACGCAATCAAGCAGACAAACTCTAAGCTCAGAGCGAAAGTATTGGGTGGGATGCTGCGAAATAAGCGGGAAGATAGTTCGAATTTAGGTTTTTTGACGAATGATTTCAAACTACTGGAAACGAATCGGTATGCGGCTGAGATCGAAATCCTGATCAATTTTTATACAGTTATTCTGGCATTGAGTTACGCATTGTATTTAAATTGGCGCATTACATTGATTTTCTTAATTGGATCCGTTTTGCCCACTATTGCTTCTAATTTTTTCCAAAAGGGTATTCAAACGGCTTCCGATGAGTGGACAGCCGCCAATGATAAGTATGTCAGCCAAACTAAAAATTTGTTGGCTGGCACAGCAACGTTCAACTTGTATGGCAAACAAGATAACGCCGTCGCACAGAATCGATGGACGATCAACCACTTAGAGGCAAAATTGGCAAAAATGAACCTACTTAACATCAATGCCAATGCCTATCTTAATATCATTGCCATCGGGGGGACTTTTTTAATACCATTTTTCGTCGGGATTGTTTTAGTTATCAAAGGACAGACGACGTTAGGCGCGCTTTTTGCAATCACGCAACTGTCTAATTCGTTTACTAATCCAATTTTACAAATTTTAAATCAACGGAATAACTTATCAACGACCAAGGGAATCGTTGATAAAATCAAGGCATTTATTACAAGCACCGATCAGGAAACCACGGATGCAATTGAGATCAAACAGTTTGATTCTTTGATAGTTGACGATTTGTCGTTAAAACGTCACCAACAGAGCCTTGCAAATCACATTGATTTCACCCTTAAAAAAGGGCAGAAGGTTGCAATCATCGGACCATCTGGTTCGGGGAAATCGACCCTGCTCCAGTTTTTGATGTATGGGGATTATGGACAAGCAAAGCGACTTTTGGTCAATCAAACCGAAATCCAACAAGGGTCCATAACGAAATTATTCGCTTACTCGAGTCAGAGTGCTGTGATTTTTGCGGATACACTTTGGTTTAATTTGACTTTGGGTGTAGATCTCGACCAAACAAAAGTCCTTCAAGTGTGTGAGGGGTTAGACTTAGGTAAACTCGTCAAAGAAAAGGGCCTTGATTATCACTTGGGCGATAATGCTGATCAATTATCTGGTGGTCAATTATCGCGAATCGAATTGGCACGAGCGATTTTAGCTGACCGACCAATCCTACTGTTAGACGAGGTTAATGCTTCGCTGGATAAAGCAACGTCTCAGGTGATTCATGACTACTTGTTTGCTTCAGATTTTACTTTTATCGAAGTGATCCACCATTACGAACCAGCAGAATTGAAACGCTATGACACGGTCATCGATTTCAATGAACATATTTTTGAAGATGCTGGTGGGAAAGTATTACCTGCAAATTTACTAAATTAG